CCCGCGCAGCGCTGGTACCGTTTACCCTGAACAAACGCGCACTGAAACGTCAGGCGGATTTGCCCGGCACCTCACTGGCTGTCACTGCCAGTTGTGGGGAGGGGAGCTTCCACGAGCAGATGCTGTTTACCCACAAGGGGTTGAGCGGGCCGGCCGTGTTACAGATCTCCAGTCACTGGCGGGAGGGTGAATCAGTGGTGTTCGACCTGGCCCCGGGGATGGATCTCTGCAACTGGCTGAGCGAACAGAAGGCGCAGAAGCCGGAGAGTCATCTGCACACGGCACTGGCCGAGCTCTGGAGCAGGAAGCTGGTACAGTTCTTCCTGCAGTTGAACGGTCTGGAAAGCAAACCACTGAAGCAGTATCACGAAAGTGCCCTGCGGGAGGTGGCGGAGAAACTGCAAACCTGGACGTTAACCCCCGAGGGCACGGAGGGTTACCGTACCGCGGAGGTGACCCTGGGGGGCGTGGACACGAATGAGATATCGTCGCGCAGCATGGAAAGCCAGAAGCAGCCCGGGCTGTATTTTATTGGCGAAGTACTGGATGTCACCGGTTGGTTGGGCGGTTTCAATTTTCAGTGGGCCTGGGCATCCGCCCATGCAGCTGGCGCTGAAGTGTAAGCGCTGAAATTCAAAGGGAAACGTTATGGGCGACGTGCTGCCATTCAAGAAAAAGACCGCCTGGGAAAAGCACAAGGGCAAGAGTCTGTGCCGAGACGGATTCCATAAATGGGTGGTGGTCACTGAGCGAAAGTTCGACGTAAAGCAGGGAAAGCTGGTTACCGAGTATCGCTGTCAGCGTTGCGGGAAAACCAAAACTAAACTGGTGTAGGCCGCAAGGGAAAGGAAAGCGGTACTCCGTCAGATAGTTTCAAAGACCCTGAATATATCTGACGGAGGCTGAAACTCGTTCTGGTCCGTTTCTCCTCGAAAGGTAACTGCTTACCGCAGAACGAAATGCGGTACCTTGGCGTTGGTAATCATTTTGCGGGTGGTGCTGCCGACAAGGAATTCCCGAATTC
The Microbulbifer celer DNA segment above includes these coding regions:
- a CDS encoding BaiN/RdsA family NAD(P)/FAD-dependent oxidoreductase, with the protein product MSDFPAQADVLIIGAGAAGLMCAAVAGKRGRSVLVLDHANKVGKKILMSGGGRCNFTNLYTAPDNFYSENPHFCKSALARYTQWDFIALVEKHGIPYHEKTLGQLFCDNKSRDIVDLLLAECREAKAQIRTRCEIQRIEPLEGEGEGEGEGERKGFEVHTSLGKVVCESLVIACGGLSIPTMGATGFGYDVARQFGHHIIPTRAALVPFTLNKRALKRQADLPGTSLAVTASCGEGSFHEQMLFTHKGLSGPAVLQISSHWREGESVVFDLAPGMDLCNWLSEQKAQKPESHLHTALAELWSRKLVQFFLQLNGLESKPLKQYHESALREVAEKLQTWTLTPEGTEGYRTAEVTLGGVDTNEISSRSMESQKQPGLYFIGEVLDVTGWLGGFNFQWAWASAHAAGAEV